The proteins below come from a single Kitasatospora sp. NBC_00315 genomic window:
- a CDS encoding GntR family transcriptional regulator — protein MTGTPPDPTPAGKQMLSEQVYAHLRSAIMSGHYAPAAALKPQDLARERGVSLAVTREALVRLVGEGLADRLPNRGFVVPSFSDQRWQEITEARRTIEPVVLRMSVERGDIDWEARVRAAHHRLARTPAYAPEEGEHYTDAWAEAHRTFHRTLLEGCGNPALLETFDRLWTASELARRWSAHRDPDRDGATEHRRLEEAALARDADTAAALLIQHLTMTAAALAHDSGRPT, from the coding sequence ATGACTGGCACCCCTCCCGACCCGACCCCCGCCGGAAAGCAGATGCTTTCCGAGCAGGTCTACGCACACCTGCGGAGCGCGATCATGAGCGGGCACTACGCCCCTGCTGCCGCCCTCAAACCGCAGGACCTCGCCAGGGAGCGGGGCGTGAGCCTGGCCGTCACGCGTGAGGCGCTCGTGCGGCTGGTCGGCGAGGGGCTCGCCGACCGGCTGCCCAACCGGGGATTCGTGGTCCCGTCCTTCTCCGACCAGCGCTGGCAGGAGATCACGGAGGCCCGCCGGACCATCGAACCGGTGGTCCTGCGCATGTCCGTCGAGCGCGGCGACATCGACTGGGAGGCCCGCGTTCGGGCCGCCCACCATCGCCTGGCCCGCACCCCGGCGTACGCACCGGAGGAGGGCGAGCACTACACGGACGCATGGGCCGAGGCCCACAGAACCTTCCACCGCACGCTCCTGGAGGGATGCGGCAATCCCGCCCTGCTGGAGACCTTCGACCGCTTGTGGACCGCGAGCGAGCTGGCCCGCCGTTGGTCGGCACACCGCGACCCGGACCGGGACGGTGCCACGGAACACCGGAGGCTGGAGGAAGCGGCGCTGGCCCGCGACGCCGACACCGCGGCCGCGCTCCTGATTCAGCACCTCACCATGACCGCGGCCGCTCTGGCTCACGATTCGGGTCGGCCCACCTAG